The Hyphococcus flavus genome contains a region encoding:
- the mreC gene encoding rod shape-determining protein MreC, with amino-acid sequence MIWTPRANGFTSWSMEFLGQDRREGLGRKAHSRFNLVLLMLVSVLLLLSSLYSAQASVFKKAREGVMDAASPVLTLFAGPINAFNNMAGSVTDYFNVMEQNKALREENAELRQWMVEALQLREVVASYEALEGYQAPPNAQPINAFVIGEANDAFARSMIVNAGRTNNVEVGHAVVDNNGLIGRIVEAGNGASRVLLLTDIQSRIPVYVEGADVEGILVGNTRARPAISFTESADEAETAMGQRVLTSGAGGVLPRGLPVGVVSGEARGEIIVDLYANYARTRMVRVINYAFPEVDPVTDEAAEEALDGDAPAPAEG; translated from the coding sequence GTGATCTGGACGCCGCGCGCCAACGGATTTACTTCGTGGAGTATGGAATTTTTAGGTCAGGATCGTCGCGAAGGGCTGGGGCGTAAAGCGCATTCCCGCTTCAATCTGGTCCTGCTCATGCTCGTCTCGGTGCTACTGCTGTTGTCGAGCCTTTATTCCGCCCAGGCCTCGGTTTTCAAAAAAGCCCGCGAAGGCGTCATGGACGCCGCGTCGCCGGTGCTTACCCTGTTTGCGGGTCCCATAAACGCCTTCAATAATATGGCTGGCTCCGTCACCGACTATTTCAATGTGATGGAACAGAACAAGGCGCTGCGCGAGGAAAACGCCGAGCTCCGTCAGTGGATGGTCGAAGCGCTGCAACTGCGCGAAGTTGTCGCGAGTTATGAAGCGCTAGAGGGCTATCAGGCTCCGCCAAACGCGCAGCCGATCAACGCCTTTGTCATTGGCGAGGCGAATGATGCGTTCGCACGATCAATGATTGTCAATGCCGGCCGCACCAACAATGTGGAAGTCGGCCATGCCGTTGTGGACAACAACGGCCTCATCGGCCGTATCGTGGAGGCTGGCAATGGCGCTTCGAGGGTGTTGTTGCTGACTGATATTCAAAGCCGCATTCCTGTTTATGTGGAAGGTGCGGACGTAGAAGGCATTCTCGTCGGCAATACGCGTGCGCGTCCGGCTATCAGTTTTACCGAAAGCGCCGACGAAGCCGAAACGGCCATGGGACAACGCGTTCTTACTTCAGGCGCCGGCGGCGTCCTTCCGCGCGGGTTGCCTGTGGGCGTGGTGAGCGGTGAGGCGCGCGGCGAAATCATTGTTGATCTTTATGCAAATTATGCCCGCACGCGCATGGTGCGGGTCATCAATTACGCTTTTCCTGAAGTCGATCCTGTGACGGACGAAGCCGCAGAAGAAGCGCTGGACGGCGATGCCCCGGCTCCGGCGGAAGGCTAG
- the mrdA gene encoding penicillin-binding protein 2, translating into MSRFGHHDPERQEVVSRRTVLFGGGVGLLFAGVTARLYQLQVADHQKYLDLAQENQFNRRILTPLRGEIVDRFGVPLASNRKNFRVLLVPEQARDVDAALDKISEITPISEERRARIMREIRRRGAFTPIQIADNLSWEDFSKINFQLPHLGGVLPDVGETRDYPIGSGSAFVIGYVGAVTERDLAEQETDADRVLLRQPGFKVGREGLERTYESELRGGAGAMNVKINAHGRVIEELADSAVAPVQGKTLALTIDAELQTHAMEVLAEPAEGIEPPTQSAAAVVMDVITGDILVLASTPAFNPNDFNVGIDPDLWRDLNQSPFKPLLNKPLSGVYPPGSTFKMISAIAAQRAGVRPSQTAYCPGRIWYGNRYFHCWKRGGHGNVDMKGSLKHSCDVFYYEIAKTLDIDLLADTARKFGLGQTYELGISGQQKGVVPDRDWKRQYFAGNPENQSWFQGETLSCIIGQGYVTSTPLQLAVMASRVATGRAVRPRLLRAVGEIVPPAPQAPLIDIDHKYLDVVRAGMNAVTNEYGTAARSRLEDPEWQMAGKTGTSQVYQITAEDRARGLSEPEDLPWGRRDHALFVSYMPYENPRYACAVVVEHGIGGARMAGPKARDIMRAVAEKDPASKTPLDPRTLARASTTREG; encoded by the coding sequence ATGTCGCGGTTTGGTCACCATGATCCGGAACGTCAGGAAGTCGTCAGCCGCCGTACGGTATTGTTTGGCGGCGGCGTTGGGTTGTTGTTCGCTGGTGTGACGGCGCGGCTCTATCAGTTACAGGTCGCCGATCATCAGAAATATCTCGATCTCGCTCAGGAAAACCAGTTCAATCGCCGCATCCTGACGCCGTTGCGCGGCGAGATTGTCGACCGCTTCGGCGTGCCGCTAGCTTCAAACCGCAAGAATTTTCGGGTGCTGCTGGTGCCCGAACAAGCGCGTGACGTAGACGCCGCGCTCGACAAGATTTCGGAAATCACGCCCATCAGCGAAGAACGGCGCGCACGCATCATGCGCGAAATTCGACGCCGCGGCGCGTTCACGCCGATTCAGATTGCCGACAATCTTTCCTGGGAAGATTTTTCGAAAATCAATTTCCAGTTGCCGCATCTTGGCGGCGTGCTTCCTGACGTGGGTGAGACGCGAGACTACCCGATCGGGTCGGGCTCTGCTTTCGTTATCGGTTACGTTGGCGCCGTCACTGAACGCGACCTTGCTGAACAGGAAACCGATGCTGATCGTGTGCTGCTTCGTCAGCCCGGCTTTAAAGTCGGCAGGGAAGGGCTGGAGCGGACATACGAGAGCGAGCTTCGCGGCGGCGCTGGCGCCATGAACGTCAAGATCAACGCTCATGGCCGCGTAATCGAAGAACTCGCCGACTCGGCCGTAGCGCCCGTGCAAGGCAAAACCCTGGCGCTGACGATCGACGCGGAACTTCAGACCCATGCAATGGAAGTGTTGGCGGAACCGGCTGAAGGCATCGAACCGCCAACGCAGAGCGCCGCCGCCGTCGTCATGGATGTGATCACTGGTGATATTCTTGTCCTGGCCTCGACGCCTGCGTTTAACCCGAACGATTTCAACGTTGGTATTGATCCTGATCTATGGCGTGATCTCAACCAAAGCCCGTTCAAGCCGCTGTTGAACAAACCTTTATCCGGCGTCTATCCGCCGGGGTCCACTTTCAAAATGATTTCCGCCATCGCGGCGCAGCGCGCTGGCGTCAGGCCGTCGCAAACCGCCTACTGTCCTGGCAGGATCTGGTACGGCAACCGTTATTTCCACTGCTGGAAACGCGGCGGACACGGCAATGTCGATATGAAAGGCTCGCTCAAACATTCCTGCGACGTCTTTTATTATGAGATCGCCAAAACCCTCGATATCGATTTGCTGGCCGATACGGCGCGCAAATTCGGCCTGGGGCAAACCTATGAGCTTGGCATTTCCGGCCAGCAAAAAGGCGTTGTGCCGGACCGTGACTGGAAGCGGCAATATTTCGCCGGCAACCCCGAAAACCAGTCATGGTTCCAGGGTGAAACGCTCTCTTGCATCATTGGGCAAGGATATGTGACGTCAACGCCGTTGCAGCTTGCAGTGATGGCGTCACGCGTCGCCACTGGCCGCGCTGTGCGTCCGCGGTTGTTGCGTGCAGTTGGCGAGATTGTGCCGCCCGCGCCGCAAGCGCCGTTGATTGATATTGATCACAAATATCTCGATGTCGTGCGCGCCGGCATGAACGCCGTGACTAACGAATATGGCACGGCCGCGCGGTCGCGTCTTGAAGATCCCGAATGGCAGATGGCCGGTAAAACGGGAACCAGCCAAGTTTATCAGATTACCGCTGAAGACCGTGCTCGCGGGCTTTCGGAACCGGAAGACCTGCCGTGGGGCCGTCGCGACCATGCACTCTTTGTCTCTTACATGCCGTATGAAAATCCGCGCTACGCCTGTGCTGTGGTGGTTGAACACGGCATTGGCGGCGCCCGCATGGCGGGCCCGAAAGCGCGCGACATCATGCGCGCCGTCGCTGAAAAAGACCCAGCCTCAAAAACGCCGCTCGACCCGCGCACGCTGGCGCGCGCATCGACAACGCGGGAAGGCTAG